One Desulfobulbus propionicus DSM 2032 DNA segment encodes these proteins:
- a CDS encoding D-sedoheptulose-7-phosphate isomerase, producing the protein MKTLISTNLVQSIMAKEAFVKESVDDILLLSEWIREVFEDGGKLLIFGNGGSAADAQHLAAEFVNRFLINRRPLPALALTTDSSVLTSIANDFSYELVFAKQIQALGKPEDLALGISTSGTSANVVKAMEAARTIGMKTVALTGGTARPGGDLAAICDLVLNVPSDSTPHIQETHLWVEHLLCEIVERQMFASS; encoded by the coding sequence ATGAAAACACTTATTTCGACCAATTTGGTCCAATCGATCATGGCCAAGGAGGCCTTTGTCAAGGAATCGGTCGACGATATTCTCCTCCTGAGCGAGTGGATCCGGGAGGTGTTCGAGGATGGCGGCAAGCTGCTCATTTTCGGCAACGGTGGCAGCGCCGCCGATGCCCAACATCTGGCGGCCGAATTCGTCAACCGCTTTCTGATCAATCGCCGTCCCCTGCCCGCCCTGGCCCTGACCACCGACAGTTCGGTGCTCACCTCGATCGCCAACGATTTTTCCTATGAACTGGTTTTTGCCAAGCAAATTCAGGCGCTGGGCAAACCCGAGGATCTGGCCCTGGGCATTTCCACCTCCGGCACTTCGGCCAATGTGGTCAAGGCCATGGAGGCTGCGCGCACCATCGGCATGAAAACCGTGGCCCTCACTGGCGGCACGGCCCGCCCCGGCGGTGACTTGGCCGCCATCTGCGATCTGGTGCTCAACGTCCCGTCCGATTCCACGCCGCATATCCAGGAAACCCACCTCTGGGTGGAACACCTGTTGTGTGAGATCGTTGAACGACAAATGTTCGCCTCTTCCTGA
- a CDS encoding response regulator: protein MESSSILIVDDEELIRETLRLDLLDQGYAVDLAASGDEALGLLDKAYDLIITDLMMEGTDGLEVLRLAKDKRPDQAVFILTGHRELEAAVGALRLGADDYLTKPYDYDEMILRVSRCLADRKLRQTVRMYESLLSICSECKKIRDTEQDENGQTQWISIEQFLNKTTGSELSHGICPECYRKKMTELKDMIRRGTLFSSP, encoded by the coding sequence ATGGAATCGTCATCCATTTTGATCGTCGACGACGAGGAGCTGATCCGGGAAACCCTTCGCCTGGATCTGCTGGATCAGGGGTACGCGGTGGATTTGGCGGCCAGCGGCGATGAGGCCCTGGGGCTCCTGGACAAGGCCTATGATTTGATCATCACCGATCTGATGATGGAAGGGACCGACGGCCTGGAAGTCCTACGGTTGGCCAAGGACAAGCGGCCGGATCAGGCGGTGTTCATCCTCACCGGCCATCGGGAGCTGGAGGCGGCGGTTGGCGCGCTCAGACTGGGTGCCGATGATTATCTGACCAAGCCCTATGACTATGACGAAATGATCCTGCGGGTCAGCCGTTGCCTGGCTGATCGCAAACTGCGGCAGACCGTGCGGATGTATGAATCGCTGCTCTCCATCTGCAGCGAATGCAAGAAGATTCGCGACACCGAGCAGGACGAAAACGGTCAGACGCAATGGATCAGCATCGAGCAATTTCTCAATAAGACGACCGGCAGTGAGCTCAGTCATGGCATCTGCCCGGAATGCTACCGCAAAAAAATGACGGAACTCAAAGACATGATCCGTCGCGGCACCCTGTTCTCCTCTCCCTGA
- a CDS encoding homoserine dehydrogenase: MKEIKVGLIGFGTVGKGLAEVLLSQRERLVRRTGMTIRLAGIADHGTAALPERFSDIPLTQDARTLINDPDIDIIVELIGGIEPAKTFVLEAIAHGKHVITANKALLSQEGAEIFAAAAKRGVEVGFEASVGGGIPVIKALKEGLVANRILSIMGIMNGTANYILTRMTDEGMPFAEVLKDAQKLGFAEADPTYDVEGIDTAHKLAILMTMAYGMPITHHEIATEGISRIEPMDIELARELGCRIKLLAISRNHGDHVEARVHPTMVPQGHLLASINGAYNAIHFHGDTVGNVLLYGLGAGSIPTGSAVAADVVDIARNIRCHSIGRVPALSYLPEAMRPRRITPMDELCGPYYFRLTVLDQPGVLATVAGILSKYEISIESVIQKGRKKIGAVAVVIVTHSAKESAVSAALDEINRLASVTAPVVKIRILEEE; encoded by the coding sequence ATGAAGGAAATCAAAGTCGGACTGATCGGTTTTGGCACGGTGGGCAAAGGGTTGGCGGAAGTGCTGCTGTCGCAGCGGGAACGGCTGGTCAGGCGAACCGGCATGACCATCCGTCTGGCGGGTATTGCCGATCATGGCACCGCGGCCCTGCCAGAGCGGTTTAGCGATATTCCCTTGACCCAAGACGCCCGGACCCTGATCAACGATCCAGACATCGACATCATCGTCGAACTGATCGGCGGCATCGAGCCGGCCAAGACTTTTGTCCTCGAGGCCATCGCCCATGGCAAACATGTGATCACCGCCAACAAGGCCCTGCTGTCTCAGGAAGGCGCCGAGATCTTTGCCGCCGCCGCCAAGCGGGGCGTCGAGGTCGGGTTCGAAGCCAGCGTGGGCGGAGGCATCCCGGTGATCAAGGCGCTCAAGGAGGGGCTGGTGGCCAATCGGATTCTGTCGATCATGGGCATCATGAACGGCACCGCCAACTATATTCTGACCCGCATGACCGATGAGGGCATGCCTTTTGCCGAAGTGCTCAAGGACGCGCAGAAATTGGGTTTTGCCGAGGCGGACCCCACCTATGACGTCGAGGGCATTGACACCGCCCATAAGTTGGCCATTCTCATGACCATGGCCTACGGCATGCCGATCACCCATCACGAGATCGCCACCGAGGGCATCTCGCGCATCGAGCCCATGGACATCGAGCTGGCCCGCGAGCTCGGCTGTCGAATCAAGCTGCTGGCCATCAGCCGTAACCACGGTGACCACGTCGAGGCACGAGTCCACCCGACCATGGTCCCCCAGGGCCACCTGCTGGCCTCGATCAATGGCGCCTACAACGCCATCCATTTTCATGGCGACACCGTGGGCAACGTACTGCTCTACGGTCTGGGGGCCGGTTCCATCCCCACCGGCAGTGCGGTGGCCGCCGATGTGGTCGATATCGCCCGCAACATCCGCTGTCATTCCATCGGTCGGGTGCCAGCCCTGTCCTATCTGCCCGAAGCAATGCGGCCGCGACGGATCACTCCCATGGACGAATTGTGCGGCCCCTACTATTTCCGACTCACCGTGCTTGATCAACCGGGCGTCCTCGCCACCGTTGCCGGGATTCTCAGCAAGTACGAGATCAGCATCGAATCGGTTATTCAGAAGGGACGCAAGAAGATCGGGGCCGTCGCCGTGGTGATCGTCACCCACAGCGCCAAGGAATCGGCGGTGAGCGCGGCCCTGGACGAGATCAACCGGTTGGCGAGCGTGACCGCACCGGTGGTCAAAATCCGCATCCTCGAGGAAGAATAA
- a CDS encoding histidine kinase dimerization/phospho-acceptor domain-containing protein codes for MSREQHDDPLIDAVKFSLHMPLAAVPEDCGEAEPRSAAIVGLGVLDKGCFRAVDQGLAQLTGFPSEELLGRHWGLLFACANSPPPLPTLPGSQPLCARSGQWQRKDGALLSVVYSAVPLAAGAGRQPELVLVVHEAGESKESEHLADAVDDRGGPEPLMQEKLRTIGALTVSLVHELNNPLCGVRGVVERMARKTDPAAAERSLLDLALGQCTRMQHLLRAVQQFAVPGPEARRIFDLHQALDSVLLLLDKYLKFRKVRCGREYGAAPLPVAGVESQIKQMLLDLITTRGDSIGATGGEMRIRTGRAGHWIQVEVENRAEQGTSAAAPLHELPSSFMIGAAGLSLVRDILRKHQGLIQVEAVPGRGSIVTVSLPAANLDNAGSASWNRHPF; via the coding sequence ATGTCCAGGGAACAGCACGATGATCCGTTAATCGACGCGGTCAAATTCTCACTGCACATGCCGCTCGCGGCGGTTCCAGAAGACTGCGGCGAGGCGGAACCCCGGTCAGCGGCGATTGTTGGACTGGGCGTCCTGGATAAAGGGTGTTTCCGGGCCGTTGATCAGGGGCTGGCCCAATTGACCGGTTTTCCGAGCGAGGAGCTGCTCGGCCGGCACTGGGGCCTGTTGTTTGCCTGTGCCAATTCGCCACCCCCCCTGCCCACATTACCCGGCAGCCAGCCGCTGTGTGCGCGTTCCGGCCAATGGCAGCGCAAGGACGGCGCCTTGCTGTCCGTCGTCTACAGTGCGGTTCCTCTTGCCGCCGGCGCCGGTCGACAGCCCGAGCTGGTGCTTGTCGTGCATGAGGCCGGAGAGAGCAAGGAATCTGAACATTTGGCCGATGCGGTAGACGACCGGGGCGGTCCAGAGCCGCTGATGCAGGAGAAGTTGCGGACCATCGGCGCGCTGACCGTGTCGCTTGTTCATGAACTCAACAATCCGCTCTGCGGGGTGCGCGGCGTGGTCGAACGGATGGCAAGGAAAACCGATCCCGCAGCCGCGGAACGGAGCCTCCTCGACTTGGCGCTTGGACAGTGCACCCGCATGCAACACCTGTTGCGTGCGGTGCAGCAGTTCGCCGTGCCCGGCCCTGAAGCGAGACGGATATTCGATCTCCACCAGGCGCTCGATTCCGTCCTGCTTCTGCTCGACAAATATCTTAAATTCCGCAAGGTCAGGTGTGGCCGGGAATATGGCGCGGCTCCCCTGCCCGTGGCGGGGGTGGAAAGCCAGATCAAGCAGATGCTGCTCGATTTGATCACGACCAGGGGGGACAGCATTGGGGCAACAGGGGGCGAAATGCGCATCCGCACCGGCCGAGCAGGGCATTGGATTCAGGTTGAGGTCGAGAACAGGGCCGAGCAGGGCACCAGCGCCGCTGCACCGTTGCATGAACTCCCTTCATCGTTCATGATCGGGGCGGCCGGGTTGTCGCTTGTCCGCGACATCCTCAGAAAGCATCAAGGACTCATCCAGGTTGAGGCCGTGCCGGGCCGGGGATCGATTGTGACGGTCAGTCTGCCCGCCGCCAATCTGGACAATGCAGGGAGTGCGTCATGGAATCGTCATCCATTTTGA
- a CDS encoding PilZ domain-containing protein has product MEKKKWGDIPPLEGLEMDWDYQPQSANGQRAHKRMTLTELSQLFGSQRFEVQVATTTATVSGSLRDLCENGLAVDLPTRLDEYQNLKVGMMLGREKIIARAQVRHVQRRDHHFTTGLMFVGLDVPMRQYIAGIYASKVLRHSI; this is encoded by the coding sequence ATGGAGAAGAAAAAATGGGGTGACATTCCTCCTCTGGAGGGGTTGGAGATGGATTGGGATTATCAGCCCCAGAGTGCCAACGGCCAGCGTGCGCACAAACGTATGACCTTGACGGAGTTATCGCAGCTGTTCGGCTCGCAGCGGTTCGAGGTTCAGGTGGCAACCACAACGGCCACCGTCAGCGGGTCTCTGCGGGATTTGTGTGAGAACGGTCTGGCCGTTGATCTTCCCACCCGGCTGGATGAATATCAAAATCTCAAGGTGGGCATGATGCTCGGCCGGGAGAAGATCATTGCCCGCGCCCAAGTTCGGCATGTGCAGCGGCGCGATCACCACTTCACCACCGGATTGATGTTTGTCGGTCTTGACGTGCCGATGCGCCAGTACATCGCCGGCATCTATGCGTCGAAAGTTCTCAGGCACTCAATATAA
- a CDS encoding cofactor-independent phosphoglycerate mutase encodes MKYILLIGDGMGDVPVPALHNQTPLEVAETPTMDRLARSAEMLVVRTVPEGYPPGSDVANLSLMGYEPERYYTGRAPLEAASLGVELTAEEIAFRCNLVHVERPGDGRLIMVDYSSGHITTEESRQLIAALQAECGSKELTLYPGVSYRHLLVYHGELPAGFTTVPPHDHSDQDVAGYFQVYEQVEPFRVLMARAAEMFADHPVNRERQRLGKRTANGIWLWGEGRRPAMETLEHRFGIRGGLISAVDLLKGLGVLGGLEVIEVPGATGYLDTNYEGKAEAALKVLERDDFVLVHVEAPDETGHQGLAGEKVQAVTDFDRRIVTPIVEAMERRGEPFRLVVTMDHYTPIHRRTHEDWPVPMFLYDSRGVKHPSGRTYTEANVLAAVQENGLTLDSGAAFFRRFVEQEDAA; translated from the coding sequence ATGAAATATATTCTGCTTATCGGCGACGGCATGGGCGATGTCCCGGTCCCGGCCTTGCATAACCAGACACCCCTGGAGGTGGCCGAAACGCCGACCATGGATCGGCTGGCGCGATCCGCCGAGATGCTCGTGGTGCGGACCGTGCCCGAGGGCTATCCGCCGGGCAGTGACGTCGCCAACCTTTCCCTGATGGGCTACGAGCCCGAACGGTATTATACCGGCCGGGCCCCGCTGGAAGCCGCAAGCCTGGGCGTGGAACTGACTGCCGAGGAAATCGCCTTCCGCTGCAATCTCGTGCATGTGGAGCGGCCGGGCGACGGTCGCCTGATCATGGTCGATTACAGCAGCGGCCACATCACCACCGAGGAAAGCCGCCAGCTCATCGCCGCTCTCCAGGCCGAATGCGGCAGCAAGGAACTGACCCTCTATCCCGGCGTCAGCTATCGTCACCTGTTGGTCTATCACGGCGAGTTGCCCGCCGGCTTCACCACCGTGCCGCCCCACGATCATTCCGATCAGGATGTGGCCGGTTATTTTCAAGTCTATGAGCAGGTCGAACCCTTCCGTGTCCTGATGGCCCGGGCGGCAGAGATGTTTGCCGATCATCCGGTCAATCGGGAGCGGCAGCGGTTGGGCAAACGAACGGCCAACGGTATTTGGCTGTGGGGCGAGGGCCGGAGGCCGGCCATGGAAACCCTGGAGCACCGTTTCGGCATTCGCGGCGGCCTGATCTCGGCGGTGGACCTGCTCAAGGGACTTGGCGTGCTCGGGGGGTTGGAGGTGATCGAGGTGCCCGGCGCCACCGGCTATCTCGACACCAATTACGAAGGCAAGGCAGAGGCCGCGCTCAAAGTGCTGGAGCGGGACGATTTTGTCCTGGTCCATGTCGAGGCTCCGGATGAGACCGGGCATCAGGGGTTGGCCGGGGAGAAGGTCCAGGCGGTGACCGATTTTGACCGCAGGATTGTCACCCCGATCGTTGAAGCGATGGAGCGTCGCGGGGAGCCCTTCCGCCTGGTGGTGACCATGGATCATTACACCCCTATTCACCGCCGTACCCACGAAGACTGGCCGGTGCCGATGTTCCTTTACGATTCACGGGGAGTAAAGCATCCCTCGGGCCGCACCTACACCGAGGCCAATGTTCTGGCGGCCGTACAAGAGAACGGCTTGACCCTCGATTCGGGTGCCGCCTTTTTCCGTCGCTTTGTCGAACAGGAGGATGCGGCGTGA
- a CDS encoding FAD-dependent oxidoreductase, with amino-acid sequence MSKKIVIVGAVAAGPKAACRLKRLRPDWEVTMVDQDSLISYGGCGIPYYVSGDVSDESELRATSFHVVRDATFFEHSKGVRVLTQTKALAIDRQAKTVRVENLETGAQQDLPYDKLMLATGSRPFDLPIPGADLDGVFTIANLHKAIEIKQRIAQGKVSRAVVIGGGAIGIEMAEALTDLWGIETSLLELAPQLLPRIVDWHFAAMLKKHLQEKGVAVYARESATELLNDGQGKVCGVKTGQRTLEADLVIMAVGVRPRSELAKAAGLDVAPWGGIKVNQRLQTSDPDIYAAGDCIAVTSLITGRETYAPLGSLANREGRVVGDNLAGYPTVFNGVCGSFIMKAFERCIAATGLTVEAARAEGFDADYALTAPADRAHFFPDQAVVILQLVFERKNRRVLGLQAFGMMNDSISARVDTAAALIAKGATIEDFGMVEMAYAPPFSSAIDSINAAAYVAENLCDNRLRQIELGRFLAWMDNMASEPDWAVLDLRHPVEAAPYVERYGAERWIAMEYGQVRTRHGELPAGKTFILLCNAGPRSYEVQVFLDHLGKSASMVLCGGLNVISRLDVDWLLK; translated from the coding sequence ATGAGCAAGAAAATAGTGATTGTCGGGGCGGTGGCCGCAGGACCCAAGGCTGCCTGCAGATTGAAACGACTGCGGCCGGACTGGGAGGTCACCATGGTCGATCAGGACAGCCTGATTTCCTACGGCGGCTGCGGCATTCCCTACTATGTCAGCGGCGATGTCTCCGACGAGAGCGAGCTGCGGGCCACCAGTTTCCATGTGGTGCGTGACGCCACCTTTTTTGAGCATTCCAAGGGGGTGCGGGTGCTGACCCAAACAAAGGCCCTGGCCATTGATCGCCAGGCCAAAACGGTGCGGGTGGAAAATCTCGAAACCGGTGCCCAGCAGGATCTGCCCTATGACAAGCTGATGCTGGCCACCGGATCCAGGCCCTTTGATCTGCCCATTCCCGGTGCTGATCTGGATGGGGTGTTCACCATCGCCAACCTGCACAAGGCGATTGAGATTAAACAGAGGATTGCCCAGGGCAAGGTCAGTCGGGCGGTGGTCATCGGCGGCGGTGCCATCGGCATCGAGATGGCCGAGGCCCTGACCGATCTCTGGGGCATCGAGACCAGCCTGTTGGAGCTGGCGCCGCAACTGTTGCCGCGCATCGTTGATTGGCATTTTGCCGCCATGTTGAAAAAGCATCTCCAGGAAAAGGGGGTGGCTGTGTATGCCCGTGAGTCGGCCACCGAGTTGCTGAATGACGGCCAGGGCAAGGTCTGCGGGGTCAAAACCGGCCAGCGCACCCTGGAGGCCGACCTGGTGATCATGGCCGTGGGCGTGCGGCCCCGCAGCGAACTGGCCAAGGCTGCCGGGCTGGATGTCGCCCCCTGGGGCGGCATCAAGGTCAACCAGCGGTTGCAGACCTCGGATCCCGATATTTACGCCGCCGGCGACTGCATCGCCGTGACCAGCCTGATCACCGGCCGGGAAACCTATGCGCCGCTCGGCTCCTTGGCCAACCGCGAAGGCCGGGTGGTGGGCGATAACCTGGCCGGCTATCCCACGGTATTTAACGGGGTCTGCGGTTCTTTCATCATGAAAGCCTTTGAACGGTGCATCGCCGCAACGGGGCTCACCGTTGAAGCGGCTCGGGCCGAAGGGTTTGACGCCGACTATGCCCTGACCGCGCCGGCTGATCGGGCCCACTTTTTTCCGGATCAGGCGGTGGTGATCCTGCAACTGGTTTTTGAGCGGAAAAACCGGCGGGTCCTGGGGTTGCAGGCCTTCGGAATGATGAATGACTCGATTTCCGCCCGAGTGGACACCGCCGCGGCGCTGATCGCCAAGGGGGCGACCATCGAGGACTTCGGCATGGTGGAAATGGCCTATGCGCCACCGTTCTCCTCGGCCATCGACTCGATCAACGCTGCCGCCTATGTGGCGGAAAACTTGTGCGACAACCGGTTGCGCCAGATCGAGCTTGGCCGCTTTCTGGCCTGGATGGACAACATGGCCAGCGAGCCCGACTGGGCGGTGCTCGACCTGCGGCATCCCGTGGAGGCCGCTCCCTATGTTGAGAGGTACGGTGCCGAGCGCTGGATCGCGATGGAATACGGACAGGTGCGGACGCGCCACGGCGAGCTGCCGGCCGGCAAGACCTTCATCCTGTTGTGCAACGCCGGCCCGCGGTCCTATGAGGTGCAAGTCTTCCTTGACCACCTGGGAAAATCCGCTAGCATGGTATTGTGTGGCGGCTTGAATGTGATCAGCCGGTTGGACGTCGACTGGTTATTGAAATAA
- a CDS encoding acyl-CoA thioesterase, which produces MSKLAINLMEPIFTTTYRVIYGDTDAAGVVYNANYLRYFEIGRTEMMRAWALPYSAIEQLGCILPVTESYLRFKAPAAYDDLITIAVSLVEVSKLTCRFHYAISREQADGKSTLLVKGFTVHACVNRQGKLTPFPQSVLDKIQAILEKSKSAA; this is translated from the coding sequence GTGAGCAAGCTCGCAATCAATTTGATGGAGCCGATTTTCACCACCACCTATCGGGTGATCTACGGCGATACCGATGCCGCCGGCGTGGTTTACAACGCCAATTACCTGCGCTACTTCGAGATCGGCCGCACCGAGATGATGCGGGCTTGGGCCCTGCCCTACAGCGCCATCGAGCAGTTGGGCTGCATCCTGCCGGTGACCGAAAGCTATCTCCGCTTCAAGGCCCCGGCCGCCTACGACGACCTCATCACCATCGCCGTTTCTCTGGTTGAGGTGAGTAAGCTGACCTGCCGCTTTCACTATGCCATCAGCCGCGAGCAGGCCGACGGCAAGTCGACCCTGCTGGTGAAGGGGTTCACCGTGCATGCCTGCGTCAACCGTCAAGGTAAACTGACTCCTTTTCCCCAGTCCGTGCTGGACAAGATCCAGGCGATCCTGGAAAAAAGCAAGAGCGCTGCATAA
- a CDS encoding hotdog fold thioesterase yields MWKKPHTLEELQAACTSTLVQTLGIEFTAVGEDYIEGRMPVDERTMQPMGLLHGGASAALAETLGGAGAYLCVEEGTICVGLEINANHIRPARRGWVIGRATRLHQGRTTQVWNIMIRDEQDQLICVSRLTVAVRPSVQR; encoded by the coding sequence ATGTGGAAAAAACCGCACACTCTTGAGGAACTCCAGGCCGCCTGCACCTCAACCCTGGTGCAGACCCTGGGCATCGAATTCACCGCCGTGGGCGAGGATTACATCGAGGGACGGATGCCAGTCGATGAACGAACCATGCAGCCGATGGGTCTCCTCCACGGCGGTGCATCGGCTGCATTGGCGGAAACCTTGGGTGGAGCCGGGGCCTATCTGTGCGTCGAAGAAGGGACGATCTGCGTCGGACTAGAAATCAATGCCAACCACATCCGCCCGGCTCGGCGAGGCTGGGTGATCGGTCGGGCCACCCGGCTGCACCAGGGACGGACCACCCAGGTATGGAATATCATGATCCGTGACGAGCAGGATCAGCTGATCTGCGTTTCCCGTCTGACCGTGGCCGTGCGCCCGTCGGTGCAGCGATGA
- a CDS encoding adenylate kinase encodes MNILTFGPNGSGKGTQGAIIKQKYGIDHIESGAIFREHIKGGTELGKKAKAYIDRGDLVPDEITIPMVLETLAKSKDKGWLLDGFPRSVAQAEALDKALKEAGMKLDYVVEIVLDREIAKERIMGRRLCANDNNHPNHIAFEAIKPVEKDGKLVCRVCGGELSARADDQDVDAIDKRHKIYYDTETGTTAAINYFKKLPGGAPVISVDGSLAIKEVSELIMKQLP; translated from the coding sequence ATGAACATCCTTACTTTCGGTCCGAACGGCAGCGGCAAAGGCACCCAGGGCGCCATCATCAAACAAAAATACGGCATCGACCACATCGAGTCCGGCGCCATCTTTCGCGAGCATATCAAGGGCGGCACCGAATTGGGCAAGAAAGCCAAGGCCTACATCGATCGCGGCGATCTGGTTCCCGACGAGATCACCATCCCCATGGTGCTCGAAACCCTGGCCAAATCCAAGGACAAGGGCTGGTTGCTTGACGGCTTTCCCCGTTCGGTTGCCCAGGCAGAGGCTCTGGACAAGGCCCTGAAAGAGGCCGGCATGAAACTGGACTACGTGGTCGAGATCGTTCTTGACCGTGAAATCGCCAAGGAGCGCATCATGGGCCGCCGCCTCTGCGCCAACGACAACAACCATCCCAACCACATCGCCTTTGAGGCCATCAAGCCGGTGGAAAAAGACGGCAAACTCGTCTGCCGTGTCTGCGGTGGCGAGCTTTCCGCCCGCGCCGACGATCAGGACGTGGACGCCATCGACAAGCGTCACAAGATCTATTACGATACCGAGACCGGCACCACGGCCGCGATCAACTATTTCAAGAAGCTGCCGGGCGGCGCTCCGGTGATTTCCGTTGACGGCTCCCTGGCCATCAAGGAAGTCTCCGAACTGATCATGAAGCAACTGCCGTAA